The proteins below are encoded in one region of Methanofollis aquaemaris:
- a CDS encoding PocR ligand-binding domain-containing protein, whose translation MRDPLVDETPELSRLYRTLNEVSELLGVRSSIVTLEGHECVSVGEMRICSDFHRKHTASGRACRTCMTGIGTYASSRNSFVFLCPHRLWRVAVPIVLRERHVATLLGPPFFRSEEEQKSGYFLAMAQRYGYPVREYTDALMEVPILPEEEVEQARKSYRVLARLLSYGLTLSHRSAVEARDRIKVEERLKRSEDILRTAFEHTGTAMAVVMDDGFLVHANTRFGEILGEDPRLLKGRRWTSFVDPDRQQVLDEFHRCRKEDLASAPDQYEVVLRRVDGKEVEVLLTVGKISERPLYLLSLLDISERRKMEVLRKEALDQIDRNFAQLASLNDRIRNPLSVIVGLAEIGDNEFSEQVIRHAREIDALVTDLDQCWLESGVVRRFLKKHYDE comes from the coding sequence ATGAGAGATCCTCTTGTTGACGAAACTCCTGAACTCTCCCGGCTGTACCGCACACTCAATGAGGTCAGCGAACTCCTCGGAGTCAGGTCCAGCATCGTCACGCTTGAGGGTCATGAGTGTGTCTCTGTCGGGGAGATGCGAATCTGCTCGGATTTTCACAGGAAGCATACGGCGAGCGGGCGGGCGTGCAGGACATGCATGACCGGGATCGGCACCTATGCTTCATCAAGGAATTCTTTTGTGTTTCTCTGTCCTCATCGCCTCTGGCGGGTTGCCGTCCCGATCGTTCTCAGGGAGAGGCATGTGGCGACCCTCCTCGGGCCGCCGTTTTTCCGCTCTGAAGAGGAACAGAAGTCAGGCTATTTTCTGGCCATGGCACAGCGTTATGGGTATCCGGTTCGAGAATACACCGATGCTCTGATGGAGGTGCCGATACTCCCTGAAGAGGAGGTCGAACAGGCCAGGAAGAGTTACCGTGTCCTTGCGCGTTTACTCTCATATGGTCTGACCCTTTCCCATCGGTCTGCGGTTGAGGCCAGAGATAGGATAAAGGTCGAAGAACGACTGAAGCGCTCGGAAGATATTCTCAGGACGGCATTCGAGCACACCGGAACGGCAATGGCGGTGGTCATGGACGACGGGTTCCTGGTCCATGCCAATACACGGTTTGGAGAAATTCTCGGGGAAGATCCGCGTCTTCTGAAAGGGCGGCGCTGGACTTCATTTGTCGATCCTGACCGGCAGCAGGTGCTTGATGAGTTCCACCGATGCAGGAAGGAGGATCTCGCGTCCGCCCCTGACCAGTATGAGGTCGTACTCCGGCGGGTCGACGGGAAGGAGGTCGAGGTGCTCCTGACCGTGGGGAAGATTTCGGAACGGCCTCTGTATCTGCTCTCTCTTCTGGACATCAGCGAGCGCCGAAAGATGGAGGTTCTCAGGAAGGAGGCGCTCGATCAGATCGATCGGAATTTCGCACAACTCGCCTCGCTCAATGATCGGATCAGAAACCCTCTCTCGGTCATTGTCGGGCTTGCCGAGATAGGTGACAATGAGTTCTCCGAGCAGGTGATCCGGCATGCTCGTGAGATCGACGCCCTCGTCACCGACCTTGACCAGTGCTGGCTGGAGTCGGGTGTGGTGCGACGGTTCCTCAAGAAGCACTACGATGAATAG
- the wtpA gene encoding tungstate ABC transporter substrate-binding protein WtpA — protein sequence MRGTPLVLLALVAVFAVAAGCTGGDNTPTTLRVVPAGSLLLPMEEVEVGFEASHPGVDVQIEGHGSIQCVRQVTDLHRDIDVVVVADEALIPDMMYRSMKEGEGNYTDSYTPFATNQMVVAYTNHSLYADEITSENWYEVLARPDVVVGISNPMLDAAGYRSLMVTTLAEDYYGNDSIYDAILGDHLKPALEVSQEGSVTVITLPEVLKAEGEMVRVRDGSIYLLSLLDAGGVDYAFEYLSVAEGHGLQYVTLPTEIDLSSAAYADDYEKAVVKLGFQRFGSIGSERVGNPIVYAATVPNTAPHPNLAREFMDYMIVRFSEGPGEGWPSPL from the coding sequence ATGAGGGGCACCCCCCTCGTTCTCCTCGCCCTTGTAGCGGTCTTTGCCGTTGCTGCCGGGTGCACCGGTGGCGACAACACGCCCACCACCCTCCGGGTCGTCCCGGCCGGGAGTCTTCTTCTCCCCATGGAAGAGGTGGAGGTCGGGTTTGAGGCGTCCCACCCCGGTGTGGACGTCCAGATCGAGGGGCACGGTTCCATCCAGTGCGTGAGGCAGGTGACCGACCTCCACCGTGACATCGATGTGGTGGTGGTCGCAGACGAGGCCCTCATCCCCGACATGATGTACCGATCGATGAAGGAGGGGGAAGGGAACTACACCGACTCGTACACCCCCTTCGCCACCAACCAGATGGTCGTCGCCTACACCAACCACAGTCTGTATGCCGATGAGATCACTTCAGAGAACTGGTATGAGGTGCTTGCCAGACCAGACGTCGTCGTCGGGATCTCAAACCCCATGCTCGACGCCGCAGGCTACCGTTCGCTGATGGTGACGACGCTTGCCGAAGACTACTATGGCAACGACTCTATCTACGACGCCATCCTTGGCGACCATCTCAAACCGGCGCTGGAGGTTTCTCAGGAAGGGTCCGTCACCGTGATCACGCTCCCCGAGGTGCTCAAGGCCGAGGGCGAGATGGTGCGGGTGCGGGACGGGAGCATCTATCTTCTCTCTCTCCTGGACGCCGGCGGGGTGGACTATGCCTTCGAGTACCTGAGCGTCGCCGAGGGGCATGGCCTGCAGTATGTCACTCTGCCGACTGAGATCGATCTCAGTTCGGCGGCATATGCAGATGACTATGAGAAGGCCGTGGTCAAACTTGGTTTTCAGCGGTTCGGTTCCATCGGGAGCGAGCGGGTCGGCAACCCCATCGTCTATGCGGCGACGGTCCCGAACACTGCCCCTCACCCCAACCTTGCCCGCGAGTTCATGGACTATATGATTGTCCGGTTCTCGGAAGGCCCTGGTGAGGGGTGGCCCTCGCCCCTTTGA
- a CDS encoding molybdopterin-dependent oxidoreductase: MKARFVRFLVVFALICAAAACGCTGTTGSTDPAAQAGEDVAWNLTVTDGTQEKVLSFSEIKALPAWEGYGYAVSTVGIKYGPYTVKGVSLTTLFDLVGGFGEGDQVGISAPDGYYWVFDDEQVAGKGFVTFDENLKEKPSPDLTLVLAYEFNGTAIPDGDGGPLRMVVGTDEPSTITEGSAWVKWVDRIEVERS, from the coding sequence ATGAAGGCTCGTTTCGTCCGGTTCCTGGTCGTCTTCGCCCTCATCTGCGCTGCGGCCGCCTGTGGGTGTACTGGAACCACCGGGAGTACCGATCCCGCCGCTCAGGCGGGAGAAGATGTCGCCTGGAATCTCACGGTCACGGACGGCACCCAGGAAAAGGTGCTCTCCTTCTCTGAGATCAAGGCGCTTCCTGCCTGGGAGGGTTATGGCTATGCAGTTTCCACGGTCGGGATCAAGTACGGGCCGTACACGGTGAAGGGCGTATCTCTCACAACGCTGTTCGATCTGGTCGGCGGGTTTGGAGAAGGCGATCAGGTCGGAATATCGGCACCTGACGGTTACTACTGGGTCTTCGATGACGAACAGGTGGCCGGGAAGGGTTTTGTGACCTTCGACGAGAACCTCAAGGAAAAACCCTCACCAGATCTTACCCTGGTCCTCGCCTACGAGTTCAACGGGACGGCGATCCCTGACGGGGACGGCGGGCCGCTCAGGATGGTGGTCGGCACCGATGAACCGAGCACCATCACCGAGGGGAGCGCTTGGGTGAAGTGGGTGGACCGGATCGAGGTGGAACGCTCATGA
- a CDS encoding argininosuccinate synthase gives MNRTKSVFLILLLCACFAGVQAASTDSVHVVKLADDGTTVLNETTVDYQWMEKNLPVLGDGVTHYYHQGPVFAEDKEAQWDRNETANFKDRGAVKGTNVADLCDLVGGMAPGDEVMIKAGDGYHIEFGYQNVYEPAPRQGPIGICWYNGEDATVGERQGVGYPPDYHAGMRLVFFADDSTNPEGKHVFGNQDMRECFPPERLHLFNDLYPSTSGYTVKWIDEVRVYEGGYNGVKNVPVKSLQGSAAVETTEVPTAAKTAQSPAPILGLLAGLGLAGFAWRMRG, from the coding sequence ATGAACAGAACAAAAAGTGTATTTCTGATTCTGCTCCTCTGTGCATGTTTCGCAGGGGTGCAGGCCGCATCGACAGACTCGGTGCATGTGGTAAAACTTGCAGACGACGGCACCACGGTGCTCAACGAGACGACAGTCGACTACCAGTGGATGGAGAAAAACCTCCCGGTGCTCGGGGACGGGGTGACGCATTACTACCACCAGGGCCCGGTCTTTGCCGAGGACAAAGAGGCCCAGTGGGACAGGAACGAGACCGCCAACTTCAAGGACCGCGGCGCGGTGAAGGGCACAAATGTCGCCGACCTCTGCGACCTGGTCGGCGGGATGGCGCCCGGTGACGAGGTGATGATCAAGGCGGGCGACGGGTATCATATCGAGTTTGGGTATCAGAATGTCTATGAACCCGCGCCGCGCCAGGGACCGATCGGTATCTGCTGGTACAATGGCGAGGACGCAACTGTCGGCGAGCGGCAGGGCGTCGGGTACCCCCCTGACTATCATGCCGGCATGCGCCTGGTTTTCTTTGCCGACGACTCCACCAACCCGGAGGGCAAGCATGTCTTCGGGAACCAGGATATGCGCGAGTGCTTCCCGCCTGAACGTCTCCATCTCTTTAACGACCTCTATCCCTCGACCTCAGGCTACACTGTAAAGTGGATCGATGAGGTGCGGGTCTATGAAGGAGGATATAATGGAGTGAAGAATGTCCCGGTCAAGTCACTCCAGGGATCTGCTGCGGTTGAGACGACAGAGGTTCCGACGGCCGCAAAGACTGCCCAGAGCCCTGCTCCGATTCTCGGACTGCTGGCCGGGCTTGGTCTTGCCGGGTTTGCATGGAGGATGCGGGGATGA
- a CDS encoding purple acid phosphatase family protein: protein MKPDRRYLGAWLFLAMLLLPAAAAAAGTDLLWGPYVTGTDETSAVISWKTVEPTGGAVAYADEAAFLKGEYTVEVTSLEEAPLHHITLTNLTPGMVYHYVVRTDEVTSPDCRFRTFGDGPCTFVVYSDTRGQAPYFTPLERHKLVADRIAEEKNLSFVLHCGDFVTFGHDLDEWDQFFASGRRMLANTTIYPALGNHEGNRSVYYETFGVPEWYSFECGQAHIAVLDSNDWAKGRLDEETAWLEEDLAGAGNQWAFAAFHHPIFSSNERHWGGDRTLRESWAPLFERHGVAGVFSGHVHAYEHYEVNGTEYFVIPCGGEALYPLAEEKMVGYANGLEHTLAYLRVQVTADRVTAEVIPVARLSEDSREVVYLYPPNSTFERVEMTPQRAGEDAAQAPLSPFCACAAAGIAALWLRKER, encoded by the coding sequence GTGAAACCAGATCGCAGGTATCTCGGAGCATGGCTCTTTCTTGCCATGCTTCTTCTCCCTGCTGCAGCCGCGGCCGCAGGGACTGATCTCCTCTGGGGGCCGTATGTCACCGGGACCGACGAGACTTCGGCGGTCATATCATGGAAGACCGTCGAGCCGACCGGGGGTGCGGTGGCGTACGCCGACGAAGCGGCCTTCCTGAAAGGAGAGTATACCGTTGAGGTGACCAGCCTGGAAGAAGCTCCCCTTCACCATATCACCCTCACCAATCTCACACCAGGGATGGTCTACCACTATGTAGTGAGAACAGACGAGGTGACCAGCCCGGACTGCCGGTTCAGAACCTTTGGAGATGGGCCGTGCACCTTTGTGGTCTATAGCGACACGAGGGGCCAGGCCCCGTATTTCACCCCACTTGAGCGGCACAAACTCGTTGCCGACCGGATTGCAGAGGAGAAGAACCTCTCCTTTGTCCTCCACTGCGGTGACTTCGTCACCTTCGGCCACGACCTCGACGAATGGGATCAGTTCTTTGCATCCGGGCGGCGGATGCTTGCAAACACTACGATCTACCCGGCCCTCGGCAACCATGAGGGGAACCGCTCGGTGTACTACGAGACCTTCGGGGTGCCTGAGTGGTACTCTTTTGAATGCGGCCAGGCTCACATCGCTGTCCTCGATTCCAATGACTGGGCAAAAGGACGGCTTGACGAAGAGACCGCATGGCTGGAAGAGGATCTTGCCGGCGCAGGAAATCAGTGGGCCTTTGCTGCCTTCCACCATCCAATATTCTCATCCAATGAACGGCACTGGGGCGGGGACCGCACCCTGCGCGAATCCTGGGCCCCGCTCTTCGAGCGCCACGGTGTCGCCGGAGTCTTCAGCGGGCATGTCCATGCTTACGAGCACTACGAGGTGAATGGGACAGAATACTTTGTGATCCCCTGCGGCGGGGAGGCGCTCTACCCCCTTGCGGAGGAGAAGATGGTCGGGTACGCTAACGGCCTTGAGCACACCCTCGCCTACCTGCGAGTTCAGGTGACCGCAGATCGTGTCACGGCCGAGGTGATACCGGTGGCCAGACTCTCCGAGGATAGCAGGGAGGTCGTGTATCTCTACCCCCCGAACAGCACATTCGAGAGGGTTGAGATGACGCCGCAGAGAGCGGGAGAAGATGCCGCACAGGCACCACTCTCTCCCTTCTGCGCATGTGCAGCGGCCGGTATCGCCGCTCTGTGGCTGAGAAAAGAAAGGTGA
- a CDS encoding PEGA domain-containing protein, producing the protein MKGMHRAATGLLVVTALFLLLIASIAVPVSAAPTTELTITKLASDDKTILDQKSITWEWMRDNLDVQGDGETMYYNQGPIFEGAWEKEHPGQDYDYWNPTEDVNLEYKDHGEFMGTDVKDLCDLVGGAAEGEMVEIKACDGMYKTWPAEYIYAPNPRQGKMVIAWYHGKDTGYIDEGFTEGMRLYFLAETTNDAGKHVWGNWDMHESWDEEYWYFFNNQYPSASGNSVYHVDRIIIHSEIDPDQGGSSSGGDGGSSKPRGLEGAALTRTLHGTVNGSVSLIQTGGEAQTIAAGETAHFSLNTTGLENVESACLYLFGTNNTAKDDAKREDISTLLNSQQLGLSEYYADLGPDGDDPAVETWCYDLKASVPEGNLSLDVKNNGPEETSLTLYGGVLFAVVRDDRTSISYWVAEGADAIEADPSAGVDEEGATSTAEFPDEVMRDGEIDARVFSVVTGASGNDTYTNCLTFHDGEWMNLLDGGEKAISIGEAEVTSYLRPSGNTLAVSSVSYDERGDYLENRLAVLIVGTRDAEPTPEPTTMQTTAPPTLQTTSSPPPTTLSDDGKVDVDTAQEGSFWSGLLGWLHGIPLIGSLFPAPTAAVTASPSLTPAPVIEPVSTPTPSLPENAPLNIITYPAGAQVVLDGEYLGMITPARLEALPTGAHSLELVLEGYRPYATTFDLTEETDVTVALESARSNINVDPACLELLTAQGTDLDSGGIYVDATDGGATIYIDSKKIEGTTPQVVNGLKEGRHKVKVKKDKASYKVDTREVWVTPGTIVPVYFDRYEQSMTRTVTLDASTFKGEYCAVNGHPTGKKMPAKVKVPVLNAFASFYHDGAYFSIPVPGYAGDGETVSLNEMPGLTTFKVDSKPSGAEIFIDGFETGHATPYLLENISYGCHGVMVTKPGYLPKEEEVHIPKGTDDRSVTFNLETYAHGALYVNSTPAGAKIYLYGANTGEVTPHLFTGMDLGKYTVKVVGRSDSKTVEDVMVVPDRMVTCEVRLRK; encoded by the coding sequence ATGAAAGGAATGCACAGGGCGGCGACCGGACTCCTGGTCGTCACCGCACTCTTTCTTCTTCTGATCGCGTCGATCGCCGTTCCGGTCTCAGCAGCGCCGACGACCGAACTGACCATCACCAAACTGGCGAGTGACGACAAGACCATCCTCGACCAGAAGTCCATCACCTGGGAATGGATGAGAGATAACCTTGATGTCCAGGGGGACGGCGAGACGATGTACTACAACCAGGGCCCGATCTTTGAGGGCGCCTGGGAGAAGGAACATCCTGGCCAGGATTACGACTACTGGAACCCGACCGAGGACGTCAACCTCGAGTACAAGGACCATGGCGAGTTCATGGGCACCGACGTCAAAGATCTCTGCGACCTCGTCGGTGGGGCGGCAGAGGGAGAGATGGTCGAGATCAAGGCCTGCGACGGGATGTACAAGACATGGCCGGCTGAGTACATCTATGCTCCCAATCCCCGACAGGGGAAAATGGTGATCGCCTGGTACCATGGCAAGGACACCGGCTACATCGACGAAGGATTCACCGAAGGGATGCGCCTCTATTTCCTCGCCGAGACCACGAACGATGCCGGGAAGCACGTCTGGGGCAACTGGGACATGCACGAGTCCTGGGATGAGGAGTACTGGTATTTCTTTAACAATCAGTATCCCTCGGCAAGCGGCAACTCGGTCTACCATGTCGACCGGATCATCATCCACAGCGAGATCGACCCCGACCAGGGTGGTTCCTCCTCTGGTGGTGACGGCGGGTCTTCCAAGCCCCGCGGCCTTGAGGGCGCAGCACTCACCCGGACCCTTCATGGGACGGTGAACGGATCGGTATCTCTCATCCAGACCGGTGGCGAGGCACAGACGATCGCGGCCGGAGAGACCGCCCACTTCTCGCTCAACACCACGGGGCTTGAGAACGTCGAGAGCGCCTGCCTGTACCTTTTCGGCACCAACAACACCGCAAAGGACGATGCGAAGCGGGAAGACATCTCCACTCTTCTGAACTCGCAGCAACTCGGCCTCTCGGAGTACTATGCCGACCTCGGCCCGGACGGCGACGATCCGGCAGTCGAGACCTGGTGTTATGACCTCAAGGCCTCTGTTCCAGAGGGCAATCTCTCACTCGATGTGAAAAATAACGGCCCTGAAGAGACTTCACTCACCCTCTACGGCGGGGTGCTCTTTGCGGTCGTCAGGGACGATCGTACCAGCATCTCGTACTGGGTGGCCGAAGGTGCGGACGCCATCGAGGCCGATCCCTCTGCCGGCGTCGATGAAGAGGGCGCCACCAGCACGGCCGAGTTCCCTGACGAAGTTATGCGAGACGGAGAGATCGATGCCAGGGTCTTCTCGGTCGTGACCGGGGCTTCCGGGAACGATACCTACACCAACTGCCTCACCTTCCATGACGGGGAGTGGATGAACCTCCTTGACGGCGGTGAGAAGGCGATCTCGATCGGAGAGGCGGAAGTGACCTCCTATCTCAGACCGAGCGGGAACACGCTTGCGGTCTCCAGTGTATCTTATGACGAGCGCGGGGACTATCTGGAGAACCGCCTCGCCGTCCTGATCGTCGGAACCCGCGATGCTGAACCGACCCCCGAACCGACGACCATGCAGACAACGGCGCCCCCCACTCTCCAGACCACTTCGTCTCCTCCGCCCACCACCCTTTCTGATGATGGGAAAGTCGATGTTGACACCGCACAGGAGGGGAGCTTCTGGTCAGGCCTTCTTGGCTGGCTGCACGGTATCCCGCTCATTGGCTCCCTCTTCCCGGCACCGACGGCAGCGGTGACCGCATCCCCTTCACTTACACCGGCGCCGGTCATAGAACCAGTCTCGACACCCACACCTTCCCTCCCCGAGAATGCACCCCTCAACATCATCACCTACCCGGCCGGGGCGCAGGTCGTACTTGACGGGGAGTACCTCGGGATGATCACGCCGGCCAGGCTTGAGGCCCTCCCCACCGGCGCCCACTCTCTGGAGTTGGTCCTTGAGGGTTATCGGCCCTATGCGACCACCTTCGACCTCACCGAAGAGACCGACGTGACCGTTGCTCTCGAATCCGCCAGATCGAATATCAATGTCGACCCTGCCTGTCTGGAACTCCTCACCGCTCAGGGAACCGACCTGGATTCAGGCGGGATCTATGTGGACGCCACCGACGGTGGGGCTACGATCTATATCGACAGCAAAAAGATCGAGGGTACGACCCCACAGGTGGTCAATGGCCTCAAAGAGGGGCGGCACAAGGTGAAGGTCAAAAAAGACAAGGCTTCTTATAAAGTAGACACCCGAGAGGTCTGGGTGACCCCCGGCACGATCGTCCCGGTCTATTTTGACCGTTATGAACAGTCTATGACACGGACGGTCACCCTCGATGCCTCCACCTTCAAGGGTGAGTACTGTGCGGTCAACGGGCATCCCACCGGCAAGAAGATGCCTGCAAAAGTGAAGGTGCCGGTGCTCAATGCATTTGCCTCGTTTTACCATGATGGTGCCTATTTCTCGATCCCGGTCCCGGGATATGCTGGAGACGGTGAGACGGTATCTCTCAATGAAATGCCCGGCCTCACCACGTTCAAGGTCGATTCTAAACCGTCCGGCGCCGAGATCTTCATCGACGGCTTCGAAACCGGACATGCGACCCCGTACCTCCTTGAAAATATCTCGTATGGCTGTCATGGCGTGATGGTCACAAAGCCCGGTTATCTCCCGAAGGAGGAAGAGGTTCATATTCCGAAAGGGACGGACGATCGCTCTGTCACATTCAATCTGGAGACCTATGCCCACGGCGCCCTGTACGTGAACAGCACGCCAGCGGGGGCGAAGATCTACCTCTACGGGGCGAACACCGGGGAAGTTACCCCGCACCTTTTCACTGGCATGGACCTTGGGAAGTACACAGTCAAGGTGGTCGGGCGCTCGGATTCAAAGACTGTCGAGGACGTGATGGTCGTCCCTGACCGGATGGTCACCTGCGAGGTCAGGCTGAGAAAGTGA
- a CDS encoding argininosuccinate synthase, producing the protein MIPAAAATTEVHVVKYASDGTTILDERTVDYTWMEENLPVLGDGVTHYYHQGPTFNESDRWDPAEYQNVDTRDYGAVKGTAVSDLCDLVGGMTPGDTLKVEAEDGFYKKFSYESVYGEEARKGTMGIAWYVGEDSLTGDPQGSGYAPGYYDGMRLIFFADDSVNPWGWHVFGDNDMKETLPEDEWHLFGGDWPSTSGLSVKHVNELAITAHDTGSDTGSVPTTSSRSPLGPLAGLLAICAVAALRR; encoded by the coding sequence ATGATACCGGCGGCCGCGGCGACGACCGAGGTGCATGTCGTCAAGTATGCCTCAGACGGGACAACGATCCTTGATGAGCGGACTGTCGATTATACTTGGATGGAGGAGAATCTTCCTGTTCTCGGGGACGGGGTGACGCATTACTATCACCAGGGCCCGACCTTCAACGAGTCCGACAGATGGGACCCTGCTGAATACCAGAACGTCGACACAAGAGATTATGGTGCGGTCAAAGGGACCGCGGTCAGTGATCTCTGTGACCTGGTGGGCGGCATGACCCCTGGCGACACTCTGAAGGTGGAGGCTGAGGACGGTTTCTACAAGAAATTCTCCTATGAGAGCGTTTATGGTGAGGAAGCCAGAAAGGGAACCATGGGGATCGCCTGGTATGTAGGCGAGGACTCCCTCACCGGCGATCCACAGGGATCTGGTTATGCCCCTGGCTACTATGACGGCATGCGCCTGATCTTCTTTGCCGACGACTCGGTCAATCCCTGGGGCTGGCACGTCTTTGGGGACAACGATATGAAAGAGACTCTCCCCGAGGACGAGTGGCATCTCTTCGGAGGAGATTGGCCCTCGACGAGCGGGCTCTCGGTCAAGCATGTGAACGAACTTGCGATCACCGCACACGACACCGGCAGCGACACCGGGAGTGTCCCGACGACGTCCTCCCGATCGCCTCTCGGTCCGCTGGCCGGACTTCTGGCCATCTGTGCCGTCGCCGCCCTGAGGAGATGA